GGGCGCACCctgcgggccactctgtccttcttGCGGGGCGCACCCTGCGGgccgctctccttattctttccgcggggcgcaccccgcgggccactcacTCCTTTctgcggggcgcaccccgtcgGTCACTCACCTTCTTCTgtccgcgaggcgcaccccgtgggccactctccttattctttccccggggcgcaccccgcgggccactgtCACCTTTCCGCGGGGCACATCCCGCGGGCCACTcaccttattctttccgcggggctcacctcgcgggccactctctccttcctgcggggcgcaccccgtgcgccactctccttattctttccccggggcgcaccccgcgggccactctccatattctttccccggggcgcaccccgcgggccactctgtccttcttgcgggacacaccccgtgggcAACTCACcatattctttccccggggcgcaccccgcggggcactctgtccttcctgctgggagcaccccgcgggccgctctccttattctttccgcggggcgcaccccgctggccactctgtccttcctgctgggagcaccccgcgggccgctctccttattctttccgcggggcgcacctcgcgggccactctgtccttcctgcgggacacaccccgtgggccactctccatattctttccccggggcgcaccccgcgggccactctgtccttcctgcggggcgcaccccgcgggccgctctccttattctttccccggggcgcaccccgcgggccactctgtccttcctgcggggcgcaccccgtgcgccactctccttattctttccccggggcgcactccgcgggccactctccatattctttccgcgaagcgcaccccgcgggccactctccttattctttccgcggggcgcaacccgtgggccactctacCCTTTCCGCGGGGCACACCCCGcaggccactctgtccttcctgcgggacacaccccgtgggTCACTCTCcatattctttccccggggcgcaccccgcgggccactcccTCCTTCTTGCGGGGCGCACCCTGCGGgccgctctccttattctttccgcggggcgcaccccgcgggccactcacTCCTTTctgcggggcgcaccccgtcgGTCACTCACCTTCTTCTgtccgcgaggcgcaccccgtgggccactctccttattctttccccggggcgcaccccgcgggccactgtCACCTTTCCGCGGGGCACATCCCGCGGGCCACTcaccttattctttccgcggggctcacctcgcgggccactctctccttcctgcggggcgcaccccgtgcgccactctccttattctttccccggggcgcaccccgcgggccactctccatattctttccgcgaagcgcaccccgcgggccactctccttattctttccgcggggcgcaacccgtgggccactctacCCTTTCCGCGGGGCACACCCCGcaggccactctgtccttcctgcgggacacaccccgtgggccactctccatattctttccccggggcgcaccccgcgggccactctgtccttcttGCGGGGCGCACCCTGCGGgccgctctccttattctttccgcggggcgcaccccgcgggccactcacTCCTTTctgcggggcgcaccccgtgggccactcaccttcttctttccgcgaggcgcaccccgtgggccactctccttattctttccgcggggcgcaccccgcgggccactctctccttcctgcggggcgcaccccgtgggccactctccttattctttccccggggcgcaccccgcgggccactctgtccttcctgcgggacacaccccgtgggcAACTCACCATATTCTTTtcccggggcgcaccccgcgggccactctgtccttcctgcggggcGCATCCCGTGGGCCGcttccttattctttccccggggtgCACcgcgcgggccactctgtcctccCTGCGGGGcacaccccgtgggccgctcttcttattctttcttcGGGGCACACCCCGTgcgccactctccttattctttccccggggcgcaccccgtgggccactcaccttcttctttccgcgaggcgcaccccgtgggccactctccttattctttccccggggcgcaccccgcgggccactctgtccttcctgcgggacacaccccgtgggcAACTCACCATATTCTTTtcccggggcgcaccccgcgggccactctgtccttcctgctgggagcaccccgcgggccgctctccttattctttccgcggggcgcacctcgcgggccactctgtccttcctgcgggacacaccccgtgggccactctccatattctttccccggggcgcaccccgcgggccactctgtccttcctgcggggcgcaccccgcgggccgctctccttattctttccccggggcgcaccccgcgggccactctctccttcctgcggggcgcaccccgtgcgccactctccttattctttccccggggcgcactccgcgggccactctccttattctttcccggggcgcaccccgcgggccactgtCACCTTTCCGCGGGGCACATCCCGCGGGCCACTCACCTTATTCTTTCTGCGGGGCTCACCTCGCGGGCCACTCTCTCCTTcctgcggggcgcaccccgtgggccactctccttattctttccccggggcgcaccccgcgggccactctgtccttcctgcggggcGCACCCTGCGGGCCGCtcttcttattctttccgcggggcgcaacCCGTGGGTCACTCTACCCTTTCCGCGGGGcacaccccgcgggccactctgtcgttcctgcgggacacaccccgtgggccactctccatattctttccccggggcgcaccccgcggggcactctgtccttcctgctgggagcaccccgcgggccgctctccttattctttccgcggggcgcaccccgcgggccactctctccttcctgcggggcgcaccccgtgggccactctccttattctttcccggggcgcaccccgcgggccactgtCACCTTTCCGCGGGGCACATCCCGCGGGCCACTcaccttattctttccgcggggctcacctcgcgggccactctctccttcctgcggggcgcaccccgtgggccactctccttattctttccccggggcgcaccccgcgggccactctgtccttcctgcggggcGCACCCTGCGGGCCGCTCTCACCTTTCCGCGGGGCACATCCCGCAGGCCACTcaccttattctttccgcggggcgcacctcGCGGGCAACTCATTCCTTCCTGCGGGGCGCATCCCGTGGGCCGcttccttattctttccccggggtgCACcgcgcgggccactctgtcctccCTGCGGGGCACACCCCGTCGGCCGCtcttcttattctttccccggggcgcaccccgcgggccactctgtcctccCTGCGGGGcacaccccgtgggccgcttttcttattctttccccggggcacACCCCGTgcgccactctccttattctttccccggggcgcaccccgcgggccactctgtccttcctgcgggacacaccccgtgggcAACTCACCATATTCTTTtcccggggcgcaccccgcgggccactctgtccttcctgcggggcGCATCCCGTGGGCCGcttccttattctttcccggGGTGCACcgcgcgggccactctgtcctccCTGCGGGGcacaccccgtgggccgctcttcttattctttcttcGGGGCACACCCCGTgcgccactctccttattctttccccggggcgcaccccgtgggccactcaccttcttctttccgcgaggcgcaccccgtgggccactctccttattctttccccggggcgcaccccgcgggccactctctccttcctgcggggcgcaccccgtgggccactctccttattctttcccggggcgcaccccgcgggccactgtCACCTTTCCGCGGGGCACATCCCGCGGGCCACTcaccttattctttccgcggggctcacctcgcgggccactctctccttcctgcggggcgcaccccgtgggccactctccttattctttccccggggcgcaccccgcgggccactctgtccttcctgcggggcGCACCCTGCGGGCCGCtcttcttattctttccgcggggcgcaacCCGTGGGTCACTCTACCCTTTCCGCGGGGcacaccccgcgggccactctgtcgttcctgcgggacacaccccgtgggccactctccatattctttccccggggcgcaccccgcggggcactctttcctttttgctgggagcaccccgcgggccgctctccttattctttccgcggggcgcaccccgcgggccactctctccttcctgcggggcgcaccccgtgggccactctccttattctttcccggggcgcaccccgcgggccactgtCACCTTTCCGCGGGGCACATCCCGCGGGCCACTcaccttattctttccgcggggctcacctcgcgggccactctctccttcctgcggggcgcaccccgtgggccactctccttattctttccccggggcgcaccccgcgggccactctgtccttcctgcggggcGCACCCTGCGGGCCGCTCTCACCTTTCCGCGGGGCACATCCCGCAGGCCACTcaccttattctttccgcggggcgcacctcGCGGGCAACTCATTCCTTCCTGCGGGGCGCATCCCGTGGGCCGcttccttattctttccccggggtgCACcgcgcgggccactctgtcctccCTGCGGGGCACACCCCGTCGGCCGCtcttcttattctttccccggggcgcaccccgcgggccactctgtcctccCTGCGGGGcacaccccgtgggccgcttttcttattctttccccggggcacACCCCGTgcgccactctccttattctttccccggggcgcaccccgcgggccactctgtccttcctgcgggacacaccccgtgggcAACTCACCATATTCTTTtcccggggcgcaccccgcgggccactctgtccttcctgcggggcGCATCCCGTGGGCCGcttccttattctttcccggGGTGCACcgcgcgggccactctgtcctccCTGCGGGGcacaccccgtgggccgctcttcttattctttcttcGGGGCACACCCCGTgcgccactctccttattctttccccggggcgcaccccgtgggccactctccttattctttccgcggggcacACCCCGTGgtccactctccttattctttccgcggggcgcacctcACGGGCCCACTctcttctttccgcggggcgcaccccgctgGCTTTTCTCTATAGTTATTGTACTAGTGGGTAAGACCTCCTTGCATTATCTCAAACTAGATTTAAGGAATGGAGGTTGAGAATAACACGAGTTACGGGAACGGAATGTAACAGTGTAATAGGCAAACATGTAacaacccagcaaacacaaaatataactattatataacacagaagtaacacgtaatataacaactgttatatgttattaatgttgaggttgcataatttactttgtaactgcaatataactgcgttataaaactgttatattgctctgttatacattggttataataatataacagtaatataactcaaatatgcgatattatataactgtaatatttgcatattatgtctatgttacatatcatttttaacattcagatgtcgagttgtccggtggatggcttcgtttctcgcatgcaaaatatagtacaaaatatatataggaacggtgatcacggcagggaacaacttgtatcgtaagtccatttttacgatgaagtggtacatttttgaacgaataataaataagaggaaagCACGAACTTGtacataacgtttaggaaaataaattaaacatgcacctgtagttgtagagagaggaagaaagaataaataatattaggagtgtgatttagttctTGCAACAGATgcctgtagtgtcagtttgttccaatagctgtttccgataactgttgtttcttacagtgttgacattatccatgatatttagtagcattatagcaatagatgcaataacagtcgtgtttatatcatcgtaaaaatgcaacttccgaaagagcattttcgacatgcgttgcttttattttttaatcaaaagtaaactgcggctgacggttatagaattcttgtggaaacttatggtgttTCTGCCCcctcaattaagacgtgtgaatactggtttagacgctttaaaagtggtcatactgatgtgaaggacaaagaacgctcgggacaaccaagcaagcttgaaaatgcagatttgcaagcattattgcacgaaaatccaacataatccacttcagaacttgccagagcattaaatgttgatcgttcAACAGTTACCAAGCatatacatgaaatgggaaaaattcagaaagaagggaaatgggttcgacatcaattatcggaaagtgcgattgcgaaccggttgaacatttgcatttcgttgatcgccaggcaaaaaaagaagagtcttttgtctcggattgttactggggatgaaaagtggatctattttgataatccgaaacgcagaaaatcatgggtggatccaagccaaccatcaacatccactccgagacgcaatattcacggttgaaaagtaatgctctgtatttggtgggatagtgtactatgagctgttaaatccgcatgagactgtcacggctgatcgttatcgacaccaattgtacaagttgaagcaagcattggacgaaaaacgaccaccaattgcgagtaaacgacggaaagtgattcttcttcgtgacaacgctcgacctgacgttgcgttatcagtgaaagaaacactattagagctcgaatgggaagtcttaccgcaccccgcgtattctccatgcgattattatttgttccggtggatgcaacacgctttagaggatacacactttgataatttggaagaagtgcgaaaattcgtcgacgaatggatcaactgaaaagaagagtgattttatcgtggtggaatcgatctcttgccagaaagatgggaaaaagttatagaaaacgaaggaaaatattttgattaaggtattcattatcatatttaaatacatgcgtttttgagcaaaaaaaccctcaaaactaaatcacacccctaatatatattccatttatataacatttaaataacattttagtaacacgttatattattgttatattactgcaatttcgtttgagtgggaaattacaactaacatatacgttacatgtaacgaacatgttatattgcgtgttacattctgttatattatggcaatatcattgttatataactgtgtttgctgggaatgCTCGAAGCGAGGATTCTAAGGAAACTATCGGATCCATTCCTGCAACCATTCACGGACGCAGTATATATTCAAACGACAGCTTTCGGCGCGAAGGTTCGTAATTCATTTTGCTTGATAACATCTGAAATAATCGTTcttgttttccattttcttcttttgtgaCGAATACTATCTACTTTTGTGTGACGTTGATATGATTTGCTATAATTTGTTCAATCGGATTTGTACGAATCAACTTTAAAATGCAGATATTTTACGTTTATATGAAGATAATTTGTGAATATTTTGTGTATTATCTTGTGTCAGTGATTATTAGCATGAACAAATTTGTGTTTGaagatctttttatttatgtggTAAGTATCTTCTATTTCATCATGTATTTCCTttaaaaatgtgcaaaattgCTTATCTCATAATTTTCTGTTAAAACTTCCAATTTTCCTTAGAGCAAATGTATCACGAGGTAAATATAAGTACTGACAGTATTTCTTGTGGTGCACGTGTTACTAGATACACATATTGAAGAATCAGTTCAACGAAGGGAAACCATTGTATAGAAACCGACAGACTCAGTTCAGGGTGCAGCAGTTGTATCGCACGCGTGAGCGATCGATGTTTGAGAAATTGCGAATAAAAAAAGTCACAAGAGCCACCGGCTCCGCGGAGTGGTACGGCTGTCGCGAGAAACAGCCAGGTGCTTCGGCAGCCGCGTCTCGCTCGGCGCGCCGAGCGCTCCCGAGCTCACGGACAGGCGGAGCGTctgcgcgcgtgcgagcgtgTTGGGGCTCCATTTCTCAGCACTGTCTTGCTCCCAATCTCCCATTGCTCCTCCAGGCGGCTCATCATGGCATTCGTCGAGGTTATGTTGCTTCAACGACGCTAAGGGAGAATTTTTTCTGCAACGCGAATGAACGAGATATCGCTCGAAAATGAAAACAGCTCTAATGGTGGCCGAGAAACCTTCCTTGGCAGCGTCTCTTGCTAATATATTGAGCAATGGACGATGTACTACCAGAAAAGGTGCGTTGCGTTGACAACTCAGTCCATTCAAAGTTCAGTTTCGACACATCTTTTCCACCCGCTCTTTTCTTACGTTCTTCCATCAGGATTGAACGGATCCTGCTCCGTTCACGAATGGATCGGTCCGTTTAGATCCGAGACGGTGAATTTCAAAATGACATCCGTATGCGGGCACGTCATGACGTTGGACTTCATTGGGAAGTACAACAACTGGGACAAGGTGGATCCGGTAAGACCAAGAGCCCTAATTTCATCGCCTCTTTCGTCTAGCTTCGCTGGCAATTGAATCGACCCTTCGCTCTCGCGTTTCCAGGCAGAGTTATTCTCGTGTCCAACAGAGAAGAAGGAAGCGGTACCCAAGCTAAAGATACCGTACTTTTTAGCCAAGGAAGGAACGCATTGTGATTACCTGGTATTGTGGTTAGACTGTGACAAAGAGGGTGAAAACATTTGCTTCGAAGTGATAAACGCGGTGCAGCAGGGAATGCATAGGAAGTTACATATAAATGCAAGTCGTTTGTATTACAATcatagaaattaaaatcataGAAATTAAAGCACACGCAGATGTACACAAGTGCATTTATGTATTTCCTTTAAAAAGAGCAGATAaggaaattgttttatttcgcCAAGTTTCAAGTCGTCTTGACAacgatattatttttgataggATATATGGCGAGCGCGATTCTCTGCCATCACGGAGAAGGACATCAAATCAGCCTTGGCAAATCTGATAAAACCAAACGAAAATGAGGCGAGAAGCGTCGACGCGCGTCAAGAGTTAGACCTACGAATAGGTTGCGCATTTACGCGCTACCAAACAAAGTTCTTTCAAGTGGGTCACCAGTGTTCTACGTTCTGTACTAAATCCAACCGTGAATCGAAAGTATGCTACAAGCGCTCTGGACTTCATGACTCTTTATTGTGCTTTTAGGGCAAGTACGGAGATCTGGACGTGTCTCTGATTTCCTATGGCCCCTGCCAGACGCCAACGTTGGGATTCTGCGTACAGAGGCACGACGAGATTCAGACCTTCAAACCGGACCCGTACTGGGTGTTACAGGTAGAAACCAGAGAAATTCTATTCGTGTAACTACGCGTAGTCCTTTTCGCTATTTCTTTCCCCGTTTCACCAATTTCATCGTCGTATTCCTTGATCTCAGGTGACTGTCAAGTGTTCGGACGGACAAGACATCGTGCTGAACTGGGGGCGCGTACGTTCCTTCGACAAGGAGGTTGCGAGCATGTTCTTGAGCCACGTTAAGGAACACGATCGAGCAACGTGAGTCTTACCCTTGACGTTCGTTTCTGAGAACTCCTCACGTTCTAACCTGTAGTAAAAAATCCAAAAGGTGAAAATTCTCAAAGTAAACTGTATACTCACGTACACAGCGTGGTGAGCGTACAGAGCGCGGAGAAGTCGAAATCGCGACCCATGGCACTGAACACGGTGGAGTTGATGCGAGTCGCGAGTTCCGGGCTGGGAATGGGTCCGCAGCACGCCATGCAAATCGCGGAGAGGCTCTACACTCAGGGATACATAAGTTACCCCCGCACGGAGACGACGTCGTATCCCGAAAATTTTGATTTACTGTAAGCAAATCCACTTGCTATATTAATTGTTCCGATGGTGTATGTTGCATTGTCATTTTGCGTTCAAGCTCAACGCTGAAGCAACAGCAAAACAGTGCGGAGTGGGGCGAGGAAGTTCGCAAGGTGATAGCGGCTGGCATAAACAGACCGAAGAAGGGCCACGACGCGGGCGATCATCCCCCGATAACGCCGATGAAACACGCGACCAGAAACGAGCTCGATGGCGACTCGTGGAGACTGTACGATTACATAACGCGACACTTTATCGCCACGGTACGTCATctcgcgacgatgacgatgacaaaCTTGGGAAACTTGGTTTGTTCGCGTCACGCCACGCGTGTAACGCCTCTCGACGAATTTCGCTTGCGTTGCAGTTGGCGCGGGACTGCAAGTACTTGAGCACCACGGTGAAGTTTGAGATTGGAATGGAGATATTCACGGCGACCGGACACAGCCTGCTGGATCCCGGATACACGAGTATTCTCACCTGGCAGGCGCTCGGTAACAACGACACTCTACCGAGGTTCACGTCCGAGGAGAAGGTGCCCATACAGGAGGTAAGGGGACCCTCACCGATTCGACCTACATcacgcttctctctcttcttgtaTCTTTCATTTCTTCCTAGGCGAAACTGATCGAGTGTTACACGCAACCGCCGGACTACCTGACGGAAGCGGAATTGATAACCCTCATGGAGAAACACGGCATCGGAACGGACGCTTCGATTCCCGTGCACATAAATAACATTTGCATCAGAAACTACGTCAGTGTCGCGGCGGGGAGGAAGTTGGTGCCCACTTCTCTCGGGATCGTCCTGGTGCACGGATACCAGAAGGT
The Ooceraea biroi isolate clonal line C1 chromosome 12, Obir_v5.4, whole genome shotgun sequence DNA segment above includes these coding regions:
- the LOC105276559 gene encoding DNA topoisomerase 3-beta-1, which translates into the protein MKTALMVAEKPSLAASLANILSNGRCTTRKGLNGSCSVHEWIGPFRSETVNFKMTSVCGHVMTLDFIGKYNNWDKVDPAELFSCPTEKKEAVPKLKIPYFLAKEGTHCDYLVLWLDCDKEGENICFEVINAVQQGMHRKLHINDIWRARFSAITEKDIKSALANLIKPNENEARSVDARQELDLRIGCAFTRYQTKFFQGKYGDLDVSLISYGPCQTPTLGFCVQRHDEIQTFKPDPYWVLQVTVKCSDGQDIVLNWGRVRSFDKEVASMFLSHVKEHDRATVVSVQSAEKSKSRPMALNTVELMRVASSGLGMGPQHAMQIAERLYTQGYISYPRTETTSYPENFDLLSTLKQQQNSAEWGEEVRKVIAAGINRPKKGHDAGDHPPITPMKHATRNELDGDSWRLYDYITRHFIATLARDCKYLSTTVKFEIGMEIFTATGHSLLDPGYTSILTWQALGNNDTLPRFTSEEKVPIQEAKLIECYTQPPDYLTEAELITLMEKHGIGTDASIPVHINNICIRNYVSVAAGRKLVPTSLGIVLVHGYQKIDPELVLPTMRSAVEEQLNLIALGRADFHAVLQHTVEIFKQKFHYFVQSIEAMDQLFEVSFSPLSASGKAHSRCGKCRRYMKYIQTKPSRMHCAHCNETYNLPQNGNIRIYKELKCPLDDFELLSWSTGTRGKSYTFCPYCYNNPPFRDMKKGTSGCNSCTHPTCPHGMNSNGLSSCLECDLGILVLDPSAAPKWKLGCNRCDVIIHLFENAHKVTVDVDTCDCGAQLVTVEYKQDKSKLPNEATEMSGCVFCTAAFAALVEKHRAVASKPVVTRGRGHTKSRNRGKPKPPKDKMAQLAAYFV